A window of Macaca mulatta isolate MMU2019108-1 chromosome 7, T2T-MMU8v2.0, whole genome shotgun sequence genomic DNA:
tcactgcaagctccgcctcccggcttcacgacattctcctgcctcagccttcctagcagttgggactacaggcgcatgccactatgcctggctaatttttttatttttagtagagacagggtttcaccgttctagccaggatggtcttgatctcctgacctcgtgatccacccaccttggcctcccaaagtgctgggattacaagcatgagccaccccgcccagccaaTTCCTGGTTATTTTTAAACAGTAATATAAGGAGAAATTAAGGgaaaatttttgcctttttataaaGTAATGACCAGGAACAAATTATTCAGTTACTACAAATCTTTTGCTTTAAGCTAAAACATTTGCTTTAACAACTCTAGTTGTTAAAGAACACTTACAAAAGTTGTTTCCATATAGACTCTGAAGTTATAGTgtttgtacttatttatttatttacatttataaaaatagcaatgggattttgccatgttgcccaggttggtctgaaactcctggctaaggcaaccctcctgccttggcctccaaaagaaGGAATGGTATATAAAAGACAgtgatcggccgggcgcggtggctcaagcctgtaatcccagcactttgggaggccgagacgggcggatcaccaggtcaggagatcgagaccatcctggctaacacagtgaaaccccgtctctactaaaaatacaaaaacttagccgggcgaggtggcaggcgcctgtagtcccagctactcgggaggctgaggcaggagaatggcgtgaacccgggaggcggagcttgcagtgagctgagatccggccactgcactccagcctgggtgacagagcgagactccgtctcaaaaaaaaaaaaaaaaaaaaaaaagacagtgatcTTTTGGTTCACAATTTTCCCAAAGGATCCTGACAGGAATGTTTTTACTACTAGAAAACATACAGcagcagctgggcgcggtggctcacgcctgtactcccagcactttgtgacgccgaggcagtcggatcatgaggtcaggcactagagagcagcctggtcaacaaggtgaaaccctgtctccactaaagatacaaaaattagccgggtgtggtggtgcatgcctgtaattccagctactcaggaggctgaggcagaagaattgcttgaacctgggaggcggaggttgcaatgagccgagatcacaccactgcactccagccttggtgacagagcgagactgtctcaaaaaacaaaaacaaaaaaaaatgtacagcAGCAACAGATTCAAACCCAACTCCACTGATTTAGTTGTGTGACCTTTATCAAGTTATATAAACCGAGATTaaatttccttatctttaaaatagggATATTACCCATTTCATACATTCAATTATTGGGattaaaaatagagattttttttaatgccttaaaggatgcatttattcaacatatattcAGTAAGGGCCTATTCAGTCGGCTCTGGTGATTCAGTAGTGGACCAGACAATGGGATGTGACTCTAATGAAATTTcgtcaggccaggcatggtggctcatgcctgtgatcccagcactttggtaggctgaggcgggaggattgcttcagcccaggagttcgagacaagcctgggcaacatgatgaaaccccgtctctacaaaaaacacaaaaattaggcgggcgtgtggtggcatgtgcctgcagtccagctacttgggaggagcctgaagtgggaggatcatttgagccctggGGTCAAAGCTGCAGTATggtgtgattgcaccactgcactcaagcctgggcaacggagtgagaccctgtttcaaaaaaaaagaaaaaagaaaaaagaaaaagaaacttagtCTAGTGGTACAGGGTATAAGTTACTCTCAAACAATTCAtcaacttttatttccttttatctgaAGAGATCAAAGTAGTAAATGTTTTCTAATGAAATGTTTCGAATAGGGAGAAATTTGAATTGACTTAAAAACCCATGAAGTCCTAAACAGTGTTCCCCTTTACGTTCTTAACTAAATCTTGTAGCGTTAATCTCCCTGTCTGCCAAACTTCCTACTGAAAGGAATGAGGTACCAGATGGCAGGGCATTTTCTCATCTTCCATGCACAGAAGGACCAGCGTGAAACTATTTCCCTTGCTGGGTTTCACTCCTACTCTCCCAAAGACAGTATTAGGAGCTGCAAAGTTGGAGAAAACCCATagacattacattaaaaaaaaaaaaaaaaaaaagaggaagaaaggaaaaataagcaaacaaaaacatttttattaaagtttaGTAGACATTGCAATGAGCACTCAGCACTGTCAATGATTGTCCAAACCCTTAATCTAATAAGGAGGCTTTTAAATAGCCTCTGACAGTATTTAAATAACCTCTgtcaatattaagaaaaataatagccgggagtggtgacttatgtctgtggtcccagcactttgggaagctgaggcaggcagatcatgaggtcaggagtttgagatcagtctggccaacatagtgaaaccccatatctactaaaactacaaaaaaattagccaggtgtggtggtgtgcacctgtaatcccagccacttgggaggctgaggcaggagaagcgtgtgaacccgagaggtggaggttgcagtgaaccaagttcacaccattacactcaagcctgggcaacagtgcaagactgtctcaaaaaaaataaaaaagaaaaagaaaaatactaaaccaaaaaagaaaaattgataggatggccatggtggctcacacctgtaatcccaataggaggattgtttgagcccaggagtttgagaccagcttaggcaacatagtgagacccctgtctctacaaaaaaatagaaaaaaaaaaagcctggcgtgttggcatgcacctgtagtcccagctacttgggaggctgaggtgggaggattgcttaagccccataagtggaggctgcaatgagtagtgattgcaccactgcactccaacctgagcgacaaagtgagatcctgtctaaaaaaataaaagaaaagaaaaataggcttGATGATAAGTTGTGCTGGTCCTTAACTCCAAGGCTCGAGATTCTCTTCCATGAGACCCCCCTCACCTCTACCCTAGCCAGCCAAAAGGCCCAGCCTCTCTCATTATATCACAGGGCGAGGAAGAAATTCGGGCGTGAGTACCTCAAGAAAAAGTAATTCATGGCAAGCCAGGGGCTTGCAGGTGCCAGGCCTGATCCCCTAATTTTAGGAGGGCTCTTACCTTTCCTCGATGAAACTGGTGTCGAAttagtggcagaggtggaagaaccAAGCACCTTCCTAGGGGCTCGAGCAGCCACCACTGTGAAGAGAGGCAAAAGAGGGTATTCAGAAGGGGCAAGAGGGTTTGGATACCGAGTCCTGGACCCAGCGGCTTGGAGAGGAAAGCCTGGCGATCCAGAACAGCAGGATAACCTTACCCTGCCCCTGCGACTTCATCTTCAAGGTAAAGGGGCCGGCCGGCTGCTCCCTGGCTAGCTAGATGAGTTTGGCGCACAGGGCCCAGGGGGACCTCTGGCGTCTGTCGCCCGCGGCCGGGCTGCCGGGAGGACCCCCGCCCTCCAGTACCACACTCGATTGCCTCACCTTTTCTGTAAGTGCCTGGAACACTGTCTGCTTTAGTCCGCACCATGTTCAAACAAGACGAGAGAAGATGAGAGAACCAACTGACTTCCCAGCCGACCGACGGTGTTTCACTGGACAAGGACCCGAAAACTAATCTCCCGCCACAGTTTATATTGGTCTCTTTCCCGCGCGCTCCAAGGACTCTCCGGAGCCACGGCTCCCATTGGTTCTGCGCCGTTCCCCCAGAACCAATTGCCAATGCCCAATGGTGACAGCGGCGAGGCTTCTTGCAGCGCGGATCCGTCCATCAACACGCAAAGTCCTAGGATTCGTAGGCGCCCCAGGTGGGAGGTACCAGGACTCCAGGGGTACCCGATAAGTGGGTGCTAAGTTTCTGAACTAGAGAAATGAGCCTgcttagaaaagaaaacccagcaAAGACAGCGAATTACAAACTATCTTCAAAAGTTACTATAGCCTTAAGTCCATAATGATTGACTCCAGAATGTGAAACCTGAAATTAAGCGGACTTCTTgatgcaaatcaaaataaaaagaacttgaGAACTTTCCTTTAGTACCCCAGGCATGAACTCTTTGTACAGCATCCGTACTAAAACAATTCTATGGAATGGGGAAAAGGAAGCTAATGCAGCTTATTTacaagggtttttaaaaatgtctttaggaTGACGTGAGACTAAACAAAAACTAG
This region includes:
- the PCLAF gene encoding PCNA-associated factor isoform X3, coding for MVRTKADSVPGTYRKVVAARAPRKVLGSSTSATNSTPVSSRKESVLCSLITQMMKKNRTFSFIFK